A single Bos mutus isolate GX-2022 chromosome 16, NWIPB_WYAK_1.1, whole genome shotgun sequence DNA region contains:
- the SLC45A3 gene encoding solute carrier family 45 member 3: MVQRLWAGRLLRHRKAQLLLVNLLTFGLEVCLAAGITYVPPLLLEVGVEEKFMTMVLGIGPVLGLVSVPLLGSASDHWRGRYGRRRPFIWALSLGVLLSLFLIPRASRLAGLLCPDARPLELALLILGVGLLAFCGQLCFTPLEALLSDLFRDPDHCRQAFSVYAFMIGLGGCLGYLLPAIDWDASALAPYLGTQEECLFGLLALIFLTCVAATAFVAEEAALGPAEPAEGLSAPSVPPCCPGRTRLALRSLGALCPWLRRLCCRTPRALRRLFVAELCSWMAFMTFTLFYTDFVGEGLYQGVPGAEPGTEARRHYDEGVRMGSLGLFLQCAISLLFSLVMDRLVQRFGTRAVYLASVVAFPVAAGATCLSRSVAVVTASAALTGVTFSALQILPYTLASLYHREKQVFLPKYRGDDGGGAGEDGVMTSFLPGPKAASPFPHGHGGPGGLLAAPPALCGASACEGSVRTTVAEPPEARAIPGRGICLDLAILDSAFLLSQVAPSLFMGFIVQLSQSVTAYMVSAAGLGLVAIYFVTQVVFDKSDLAKYSV; encoded by the exons ATGGTCCAGAGGCTGTGGGCAGGCCGCCTGCTGAGGCATCGGAAGGCCCAGCTCCTGCTGGTCAACCTGCTGACCTTCGGCCTGGAGGTGTGCCTGGCGGCGGGCATCACCTACGTGCCACCCCTGCTGCTGGAAGTGGGGGTGGAAGAGAAGTTCATGACCATGGTGCTGG GCATCGGTCCGGTGCTGGGTCTGGTCTCGGTCCCGTTGCTTGGCTCGGCCAGTGACCACTGGCGCGGGCGCTACGGCCGCCGGAGACCCTTCATCTGGGCCCTGTCCCTGGGCGTCCTGCTGAGCCTCTTCCTCATCCCGAGGGCCAGCCGGCTGGCGGGGCTGCTGTGCCCGGACGCCAGGCCGCTGGAGCTGGCGCTGCTGATCCTAGGCGTGGGGCTGCTGGCCTTCTGCGGCCAGCTGTGCTTCACACCCCTGGAGGCCCTGCTCTCTGACCTCTTCCGGGACCCGGACCACTGTCGCCAGGCCTTCTCCGTCTACGCCTTCATGATCGGCCTCGGGGGCTGCCTGGGCTACCTCCTGCCCGCCATCGACTGGGACGCCAGCGCCCTGGCGCCCTACCTGGGCACCCAGGAGGAGTGCCTCTTTGGGCTGCTTGCTCTCATCTTCCTCACCTGCGTGGCAGCCACGGCATTCGTGGCCGAGGAGGCGGCCCTGGGCCCAGCCGAGCCTGCGGAAGGGCTCTCCGCCCCCTCGGTGCCGCCCTGCTGCCCAGGCCGCACCCGCCTGGCCCTGCGGAGCCTGGGTGCCCTCTGTCCTTGGCTGCGCCGGCTCTGTTGCCGCACGCCCCGCGCCCTGCGCCGGCTCTTTGTGGCGGAGCTGTGCAGCTGGATGGCATTCATGACGTTCACGTTATTTTACACAGACTTCGTGGGCGAGGGGCTGTACCAGGGCGTGCCTGGGGCTGAGCCAGGCACGGAGGCCCGCAGACACTATGATGAAG gggTCCGGATGGGCAGCCTGGGGCTGTTCCTGCAGTGCGCCATCTCCCTGCTCTTCTCCCTGGTCATGGACCGGCTGGTGCAGCGGTTCGGCACCCGGGCAGTCTACCTAGCCAGCGTGGTGGCCTTCCCTGTGGCGGCTGGCGCCACGTGCCTGTCCCGCAGCGTGGCGGTGGTGACCGCCTCGGCTGCCCTCACCGGCGTCACCTTCTCTGCCCTGCAGATCCTGCCCTATACGCTCGCCTCCCTGTACCACCGCGAGAAGCAG gtttTCCTGCCCAAGTACAGAGGAGACGACGGAGGCGGTGCCGGCGAGGATGGCGTGATGACCAGCTTCTTGCCGGGCCCCAAGGCTGCATCCCCCTTCCCTCACGGACACGGGGGGCCTGGCGGCCTGCTGGCAGCCCCGCCCGCTCTCTGCGGGGCCTCCGCCTGCGAGGGCTCCGTGCGCACCACGGTGGCTGAGCCACCGGAGGCCAGGGCAATCCCGGGCCGAGGCATCTGCCTAGACCTGGCCATTCTGGACAGCGCCTTCCTGCTGTCTCAGGTGGCCCCGTCTCTGTTTATGGGCTTCATCGTTCAGCTCAGCCAGTCCGTCACTGCCTACATGGTCTCGGCGGCAGGCCTGGGTctggttgccatttactttgtcaCGCAGGTAGTATTTGACAAGAGTGATTTGGCCAAATACTCTGTGTAG